A stretch of the Archangium violaceum genome encodes the following:
- the mbhE gene encoding hydrogen gas-evolving membrane-bound hydrogenase subunit E, giving the protein MTLLVLLLIGFAAAPLAPLVVRVSRRGSGLVLGLVPLGLTVGLATLVPAALSDTPPGIHVPWVPELGIALTLRADGLSMLMALLITGLGTLIVVYAGDYLKEHPRLGGFQGWLLLFMASMLGLVLADNTLFFFVCWELTTLSSFFLVGFQSEEEEAREAALRALLVTFLGGQALLLGLLLMGWRGGTSTLSELHAAGPALREGPLALPLLLLVLGGAFTKSAQVPFHFWLPGAMAAPTPASAYLHAATMVKAGIYLLARLSPVLGGTPVWRGTLVAVGLVTMVGGALLSFGHTDMKRVLAYATVSVLGTLVLLLGLGTAEAAQAMVAYLAAHAFYKGALFLMAGAVDHETGTRELPRLGGLWKVLPFTGTAAGLAALSMAGVIPLFGFIGKELIYEASLHTPGGWGLALGVAVGFVLLVGTALRVGVRPFLGERRELEHAVHEAGPALWGPALLLAAGGLVLGLVPGWIEPLLAGAARSIAGPEAGHLKLALWHGLTPALGLSAASLALGAAAFALRDPLRHTLVALRLGHWGPERLYALSLSGLKRLADVQTRVLQSGSLHRYLSVTVLALVGLLALPIVFRLGLPERAPGDLRVHEAVVLVLMGVTALVAVRTKSVLTALMVLGVLGLGEAMVYVLLGAPDLALTQVVVQTLTVILFALVFSRFPVRPHGGRSHLRDALLSLAAGGLISWALLHTTTQPRHTRLAEAYTALSPTEAHGLNIVNVILVDFRALDTLGEVTVLATASLGVVLLFRTRRQRRRV; this is encoded by the coding sequence ATGACCCTGCTCGTTCTCCTCCTCATCGGCTTCGCCGCCGCTCCCCTGGCGCCCCTGGTTGTCCGCGTGAGCCGGAGAGGGTCGGGCCTTGTCCTGGGCCTGGTGCCCCTGGGCCTCACGGTGGGACTCGCCACGCTCGTGCCGGCCGCCCTCTCGGACACGCCGCCTGGCATCCATGTCCCCTGGGTGCCCGAACTGGGCATCGCGCTCACCCTGCGCGCGGACGGCTTGAGCATGCTCATGGCCCTCCTCATCACCGGGCTGGGCACCCTCATCGTCGTCTACGCGGGGGACTACCTGAAGGAGCACCCCCGGCTGGGCGGCTTCCAGGGCTGGCTCCTGCTCTTCATGGCCTCGATGCTGGGCCTCGTTCTCGCCGACAACACCCTGTTCTTCTTCGTCTGCTGGGAGCTCACCACCCTCAGCTCCTTCTTCCTCGTCGGCTTCCAGAGCGAGGAAGAGGAGGCGCGCGAGGCGGCGCTGCGCGCCCTGCTGGTGACGTTCCTCGGAGGCCAGGCGCTGCTGCTGGGGCTGCTGCTGATGGGGTGGCGGGGTGGGACGAGCACCCTCTCGGAGCTGCACGCGGCCGGGCCCGCCCTGCGCGAGGGCCCGCTGGCCTTGCCCCTCCTGCTGCTGGTGCTCGGCGGAGCCTTCACCAAGTCCGCCCAGGTGCCCTTCCACTTCTGGTTGCCCGGGGCGATGGCGGCGCCCACTCCCGCCAGCGCCTACCTGCACGCGGCCACCATGGTGAAGGCCGGCATCTACCTCCTGGCGCGCCTGTCTCCGGTGCTCGGCGGCACTCCCGTCTGGCGGGGCACGCTGGTGGCCGTGGGGCTGGTGACCATGGTGGGCGGAGCGCTGCTCTCCTTCGGCCACACGGACATGAAGCGGGTGCTGGCCTACGCCACGGTGAGCGTGCTGGGCACGCTGGTGCTGCTGCTGGGGTTGGGCACGGCCGAGGCGGCCCAGGCCATGGTGGCGTACCTCGCGGCGCATGCCTTCTACAAGGGAGCCCTCTTCTTGATGGCGGGAGCGGTGGACCACGAGACGGGCACGCGCGAGCTGCCGCGGCTCGGTGGGTTGTGGAAGGTGCTGCCCTTCACCGGCACCGCCGCGGGGCTGGCGGCGCTGTCCATGGCGGGGGTGATTCCCCTCTTCGGCTTCATCGGCAAGGAGCTCATCTACGAGGCCTCCCTGCACACGCCGGGGGGCTGGGGGTTGGCGCTGGGGGTCGCGGTGGGCTTCGTGTTGTTGGTGGGCACGGCGCTGCGCGTGGGCGTGCGCCCCTTCCTGGGCGAGCGGCGCGAACTGGAGCACGCGGTGCACGAGGCGGGACCCGCCCTGTGGGGACCGGCGCTGCTGTTGGCGGCGGGTGGGCTGGTGCTGGGACTCGTACCGGGGTGGATCGAGCCGCTGCTGGCCGGGGCCGCGCGTTCCATCGCCGGACCGGAGGCTGGACACCTGAAGCTGGCGCTGTGGCACGGGCTGACGCCGGCGCTGGGGTTGAGTGCCGCCAGCCTCGCGCTCGGGGCCGCCGCCTTCGCCCTGCGGGACCCGCTGCGGCACACGCTGGTGGCGCTGCGTCTCGGGCACTGGGGGCCGGAGCGGCTGTATGCGTTGTCCCTCTCCGGGCTGAAGAGGTTGGCGGACGTCCAGACGCGGGTGCTGCAGAGCGGCTCTCTGCACCGCTACCTCTCCGTCACCGTGCTCGCCCTGGTGGGGCTGCTCGCCCTGCCGATCGTCTTCCGTCTGGGCCTTCCCGAGCGCGCGCCAGGAGACCTGCGCGTCCACGAGGCGGTGGTGCTGGTGCTGATGGGGGTGACGGCCCTCGTGGCCGTGCGGACGAAATCCGTGCTCACCGCCCTCATGGTGCTGGGTGTGCTGGGGCTGGGAGAGGCCATGGTGTACGTGCTGCTGGGGGCGCCGGATCTGGCGCTCACGCAGGTGGTGGTGCAGACGCTCACCGTCATCCTCTTCGCGCTCGTCTTCTCGCGCTTCCCCGTGCGGCCCCACGGTGGGCGCTCGCACCTGCGCGACGCGCTCCTCTCCCTGGCGGCCGGCGGCCTCATCTCCTGGGCCCTGTTGCACACCACCACGCAGCCCCGCCACACGCGGCTGGCCGAGGCCTATACCGCCCTCAGTCCCACAGAGGCCCATGGGCTGAACATCGTCAACGTCATCCTCGTGGATTTCCGGGCACTCGACACGTTGGGAGAGGTCACCGTGTTGGCCACCGCCAGCCTCGGGGTGGTGCTCCTCTTCCGGACACGTCGGCAAAGGAGGCGGGTATGA
- a CDS encoding Na+/H+ antiporter subunit B — protein MNPVVLRTVARMMTPVLLLLSLVLLVRGHNAPGGGFVGGLMTASALILYLIAYDVETVRRLVRVSPVALLALGLLVSLGSGLLPMAQGRPFLTGLWTQVPAPWGHRVKLGTPLLFDLGVYLVVVGATLGFILAIEEGEEVESEEDHERGEA, from the coding sequence ATGAACCCGGTGGTGTTGCGCACGGTGGCGCGGATGATGACGCCCGTGCTGCTGCTGCTCTCCCTGGTGCTGCTGGTGCGCGGGCACAACGCGCCGGGCGGCGGCTTCGTGGGCGGGCTGATGACGGCCTCCGCCCTCATCCTCTACCTCATCGCCTACGACGTGGAGACGGTGCGCCGGCTGGTGCGGGTGTCACCGGTGGCGCTGCTGGCGCTGGGGCTGCTGGTGTCGCTGGGCAGCGGCCTGCTGCCGATGGCCCAGGGCAGGCCCTTCCTCACCGGGCTGTGGACACAAGTGCCCGCGCCCTGGGGACACCGCGTCAAGCTGGGCACTCCGCTGCTCTTCGACCTGGGGGTGTACCTGGTGGTGGTGGGCGCGACACTCGGCTTCATCCTCGCCATCGAGGAAGGGGAGGAAGTGGAGTCGGAAGAGGATCACGAGCGGGGGGAGGCCTGA
- a CDS encoding NADH-quinone oxidoreductase subunit K, translating to METGLILVTGVLYAAAIYSLLRRSLVRLALGLVLLGHATNLTLFVANGVSRALPPLLPEDGTPLAGPLSDPLPQAFILTAIVINFGMLALLLGVVHRTEREVGRDDIEALRTEDPSHESPET from the coding sequence ATGGAGACGGGGCTCATCCTGGTCACCGGCGTGCTCTACGCGGCCGCCATCTACTCGCTGCTGCGCCGCAGCCTCGTCCGGCTGGCGCTGGGGTTGGTGTTGCTCGGACATGCCACCAACCTCACCCTCTTCGTCGCCAACGGGGTGTCGCGGGCCCTGCCTCCCTTGTTGCCCGAGGATGGGACGCCCCTGGCCGGCCCGCTGTCGGACCCGCTGCCCCAGGCCTTCATCCTCACCGCCATCGTCATCAACTTCGGAATGCTGGCGCTGCTGCTGGGGGTGGTGCACCGCACCGAGCGCGAGGTGGGCCGCGACGACATCGAGGCGCTGCGCACCGAGGACCCCTCCCACGAGTCCCCCGAGACATGA
- a CDS encoding proton-conducting transporter membrane subunit: MNTLLILPLLIPALAAALGLLLPRRVWPRRALALVATSALTAGAAWLLWEVWHGGVLVLRVGGWEAPVGITLAADLLGALMVLLTGVMGVAGVVYGAGTLEPRLEAGAFHPLLLVMLTGVCGGFLTADLFNLFVWFEVMLVASFVLLTLEAGRARLEACLKYMMLSLLGSALFLTALALLYAVGGSLNMADLARRLPGTSQPALATAAAMLLIVVFGLKAATFPFFFWLPASYHTPPVVVTTLFSALLTKVGVYALFRTFTLLFTGDPGLTHRVLLWMALLSMVTGVLGAVAQYDFRRLLSFHIISQIGYLLVGLALFSRVALAASIAYWVHYVFAKSALFFVTGATERVTGTQDLARMGGLARSHPVLAGLFLVPALSLAGVPPLSGFFAKMALLRAALREEAWWVAGVGAAVGLLTLFSMMKVWREAFWKQPPHEARGSTGPAALLGPCVVLALLMVALGLGARPLYLLADAAAAQLLEPSAYIHAVLGGDT, encoded by the coding sequence ATGAACACGCTCCTCATCCTACCCCTGCTGATCCCCGCGCTCGCCGCGGCGCTCGGCCTGTTGCTGCCGCGACGGGTCTGGCCCCGCCGCGCACTGGCGCTGGTGGCCACGAGTGCCCTCACGGCGGGGGCCGCGTGGCTGCTGTGGGAGGTGTGGCATGGCGGCGTGCTGGTGCTGCGAGTGGGGGGCTGGGAGGCGCCGGTGGGCATCACCCTGGCGGCGGATCTGCTCGGCGCGCTGATGGTGTTGCTCACGGGGGTGATGGGGGTGGCGGGCGTGGTGTACGGGGCGGGGACGCTGGAGCCGCGGCTGGAGGCCGGGGCGTTCCACCCGCTGCTGCTGGTGATGCTCACCGGGGTGTGCGGCGGCTTCCTCACCGCGGACCTCTTCAACCTCTTCGTCTGGTTCGAGGTGATGCTCGTCGCCTCCTTCGTGCTGCTGACGCTGGAGGCGGGGAGGGCGCGATTGGAGGCGTGCCTCAAGTACATGATGCTCAGCCTGTTGGGCTCGGCCCTCTTCCTCACCGCCCTGGCGCTGCTCTACGCGGTGGGAGGCTCGTTGAACATGGCGGACCTGGCGCGGCGGCTGCCCGGCACGTCCCAGCCGGCGCTCGCCACCGCGGCGGCCATGCTGCTCATCGTCGTCTTCGGGCTGAAGGCGGCCACCTTCCCCTTCTTCTTCTGGCTGCCCGCCTCGTACCACACGCCCCCGGTGGTGGTGACGACGCTCTTCTCCGCGCTCCTCACCAAGGTGGGTGTCTACGCGCTCTTCCGCACCTTCACCTTGCTCTTCACGGGAGACCCGGGCCTCACCCACCGGGTGCTGCTGTGGATGGCGCTGCTGAGCATGGTGACGGGCGTGCTGGGCGCGGTGGCCCAGTACGACTTCCGCCGGCTGCTCTCCTTCCACATCATCAGCCAGATCGGATATCTGCTGGTGGGGCTGGCGCTGTTCTCCCGGGTGGCGCTGGCGGCGTCCATCGCATACTGGGTGCACTACGTCTTCGCCAAGTCGGCGCTCTTCTTCGTCACCGGGGCCACCGAGCGGGTGACGGGCACGCAGGACCTGGCGAGGATGGGCGGCCTGGCGCGCAGCCACCCGGTGCTGGCCGGGCTCTTCCTGGTGCCGGCGCTGTCGCTGGCGGGGGTGCCGCCGCTGTCGGGCTTCTTCGCGAAGATGGCGCTCTTGCGCGCGGCCCTGCGGGAGGAGGCGTGGTGGGTGGCGGGCGTGGGCGCCGCGGTGGGCCTGCTCACGCTCTTCTCGATGATGAAGGTGTGGCGCGAGGCCTTCTGGAAGCAGCCGCCCCACGAGGCACGGGGGAGCACAGGCCCGGCGGCGCTGCTGGGGCCGTGCGTGGTGCTGGCGCTGCTGATGGTGGCGCTCGGGCTGGGCGCGCGTCCGCTCTACCTGCTGGCCGACGCGGCGGCGGCGCAGTTGCTCGAGCCGAGCGCGTACATCCACGCCGTCCTCGGAGGTGACACGTGA
- a CDS encoding Na+/H+ antiporter subunit E — translation MSTFLWNVVLAFLWASVMDEVTLTNLAIGFVLGLVLLSFVTPHPGASPYALKLLYLVRLVAIVFWDVMVANLRIAHEILTPTMHNFPAVYAYEMEARTDAEVTLLALLITFTPGTLMLDASEDGRVLYVHMMFSTPREEFIRSLRERLERPLLQVLR, via the coding sequence GTGAGTACCTTCCTGTGGAACGTGGTGCTGGCCTTCCTCTGGGCCTCGGTCATGGACGAGGTCACCCTCACCAACCTGGCCATCGGCTTCGTGCTGGGTCTGGTGCTGCTGTCCTTCGTCACACCCCACCCGGGCGCCTCGCCCTACGCCCTCAAGCTGCTCTACCTCGTCCGGCTGGTGGCCATCGTCTTCTGGGACGTGATGGTGGCCAACCTGCGCATCGCCCATGAAATCCTCACCCCCACCATGCATAACTTTCCGGCCGTCTACGCCTACGAGATGGAGGCGCGCACGGACGCGGAGGTGACGCTGCTGGCGCTCCTCATCACCTTCACTCCGGGGACGCTGATGCTGGATGCCTCGGAGGATGGGCGCGTGCTGTACGTGCACATGATGTTCTCCACTCCCCGGGAGGAGTTCATCCGCTCCTTGCGCGAGCGGTTGGAGCGCCCGCTCTTGCAGGTGCTGCGATGA
- a CDS encoding monovalent cation/H+ antiporter complex subunit F has product MSGWFEALLRIVLAVLALSVLLSLYRLLRGPSLPDRAVALDLIALQLTGAIVVYAVLTHEPVLMDAALVLAIISSLGTIAIARYLFSGKEGEQ; this is encoded by the coding sequence ATGAGTGGCTGGTTCGAAGCGCTCCTGCGGATCGTGCTGGCGGTGCTGGCGTTGTCGGTGTTGCTCTCGCTGTACCGGCTCCTGCGCGGGCCGTCGCTGCCGGACCGGGCGGTGGCGTTGGACCTCATCGCGTTGCAACTCACGGGCGCCATCGTCGTGTACGCGGTGCTGACCCACGAGCCGGTGCTGATGGACGCGGCGCTGGTGCTGGCCATCATCAGCTCGCTGGGCACCATCGCCATCGCCCGCTACCTCTTCAGCGGCAAGGAGGGAGAGCAGTGA
- the mnhG gene encoding monovalent cation/H(+) antiporter subunit G: MRELIAAIFLVFGAAFMLLAGLGMVRLPDLFLRLQAAAKAATFGVGGLLCAAAVALWSLSVVARVLLTLIFIFAITPVAAQLIARAAFRAGVPLWERTRENDLEKGRSPPGPRKPRRGSFPDDA; encoded by the coding sequence GTGAGGGAGCTCATCGCCGCGATCTTCCTGGTGTTCGGCGCGGCCTTCATGCTGCTGGCGGGGCTGGGAATGGTACGTCTGCCGGACCTCTTCCTGCGCCTGCAGGCGGCGGCCAAGGCGGCAACGTTCGGCGTCGGGGGGCTGCTGTGCGCGGCCGCGGTGGCGCTGTGGAGCCTGAGCGTGGTGGCGCGAGTGCTGCTGACGCTCATCTTCATCTTCGCCATCACCCCCGTGGCGGCCCAGCTCATCGCCCGCGCCGCGTTCCGCGCCGGCGTGCCCCTGTGGGAGCGGACGCGGGAGAACGACCTGGAGAAGGGGCGCTCCCCCCCAGGTCCGCGCAAGCCCCGGCGCGGCTCCTTCCCCGATGACGCGTGA
- a CDS encoding sensor histidine kinase yields the protein MTPSLRGQRAGSAILLGLVTLVTAGALIAVTTWMKRDSVYLWQASESVRAAAELEIALLRHGRERRLLEVTGAAEHLRAMKEAEAQARFWLEQARGHVGGAHEAQLLEELRREVEVYFTWVRTGLEAPSQPRAPKAEPLRDIVERTKRLVDLNVTDARERMEEAQTWNRRANILGLVAVLGLLSGIGAVLWAERRFVYRPVAAIQKALVSFRLGTSWTPAPEIGAAELRDIARAFNEMVSRLERQREAQVSFLAGVAHDLRNPLQALKLAASGAESGRIPPERAQQRLAMVERQVERLGRMVDDLLDTTRIEAGQLKLHLGEHDLSELVREAVELHRPMSSRHVLELQVPDQPIPLCCDATRISQVLNNLLSNAIKYSPEGGPVRIRVVPAEDGYCVAVTDSGVGIPPSEKESIFEPFRRGSSTRGTIPGVGLGLAVARKILAAHGGALDVESEPGRGSTFYAKLPVTRQAPDSTPS from the coding sequence ATGACGCCAAGCCTGCGAGGACAACGTGCCGGAAGTGCCATACTCCTGGGGCTGGTGACACTCGTCACCGCGGGCGCGCTCATCGCCGTGACCACCTGGATGAAGCGTGACAGCGTGTACCTGTGGCAGGCGAGCGAGAGCGTTCGTGCGGCGGCGGAACTGGAGATCGCGCTCCTGCGGCACGGCCGGGAGCGGCGGCTCCTGGAAGTGACGGGTGCCGCCGAGCACCTGCGCGCGATGAAGGAGGCCGAGGCCCAGGCCCGCTTCTGGTTGGAGCAGGCGCGTGGCCACGTGGGCGGAGCGCACGAGGCGCAGCTCCTGGAAGAGCTGCGACGAGAGGTCGAGGTGTATTTCACCTGGGTGCGGACCGGACTGGAGGCGCCCTCCCAACCCAGAGCACCCAAGGCCGAGCCTCTCCGGGACATCGTGGAGCGGACCAAGCGCCTCGTGGACCTCAACGTCACCGATGCGCGCGAGCGCATGGAAGAGGCCCAGACCTGGAACCGGCGGGCCAACATCCTCGGCCTCGTCGCGGTCCTGGGACTGCTCTCGGGCATTGGAGCCGTCCTCTGGGCCGAGCGGCGCTTCGTCTATCGTCCGGTGGCCGCCATCCAGAAGGCCCTCGTGAGCTTCCGGCTCGGAACTTCATGGACGCCGGCGCCCGAGATCGGGGCGGCGGAGCTGCGTGACATCGCCCGTGCCTTCAATGAAATGGTCAGCCGTCTGGAGCGCCAGCGGGAGGCACAGGTGTCCTTCCTGGCGGGGGTGGCCCATGATCTGCGCAACCCCCTCCAGGCCCTGAAGCTGGCCGCGAGCGGAGCGGAGTCGGGGCGGATTCCACCCGAGCGGGCACAGCAGCGCCTCGCCATGGTCGAGCGGCAGGTGGAGCGGCTGGGGCGGATGGTGGACGACCTGCTCGATACGACCCGCATCGAGGCCGGCCAATTGAAGCTCCACCTGGGGGAGCACGACCTGAGCGAACTGGTGCGCGAGGCCGTGGAGCTCCACCGGCCCATGTCCTCCCGGCATGTCCTCGAGCTCCAGGTGCCCGACCAGCCAATCCCCCTGTGCTGTGATGCGACGCGCATCTCCCAGGTACTCAACAACCTGCTGAGCAATGCCATCAAGTACTCGCCCGAAGGGGGGCCGGTGCGCATCCGCGTCGTGCCGGCGGAGGACGGCTACTGCGTCGCGGTGACGGACTCGGGGGTGGGTATCCCTCCCTCGGAAAAGGAGAGCATCTTCGAGCCCTTCCGCCGGGGCTCCTCCACCCGAGGCACCATTCCAGGCGTGGGGCTCGGACTGGCGGTCGCGCGGAAGATCCTGGCGGCACACGGCGGCGCGCTGGACGTCGAGAGCGAACCGGGACGAGGCTCGACGTTCTACGCGAAGCTGCCTGTCACGAGGCAAGCGCCAGACTCGACTCCCTCATGA
- a CDS encoding two-component system sensor histidine kinase NtrB has translation MHRPFLPLLLLLSALASVAGGAVWFIQRDRQALVEQFGRERYTQLEEATRGVSEALDDLGDDLRFAGELLAQPGSTEEHRRELRALLEAVGQYRAIAVYGPDGAEQFSLVDRRAQLMPREASHATALADTARQALEAPWGRIVPSPPVADGSSRWMRVFATSLPADAPGGGGAVAILVDTEPFFAPLRLVTADEDSRLLLLGFHGRPSPLSDPEVATWYQRLGQGAGKLVPGLQALVARMRGGESGTLMLDERQAHRLGLGSADVVATFMPIRMHNEASWSVATLSSTLALRAHERLLVLRLSLAALLVAVFLVTFGAYVVLANRRAVALRESRRHAERLAHLHEKTQKILDHIPTGVLALSADDRISAVNQALRARLPSSALGGTLTEAFPSAPESVVQRLGELVTATREDGRVRSLHGEVLILFGEKGQYNVHAVPLEHGDEEVRTLLVLEDLSNVRMLEDQLLRAEKLATVGVLAAGVAHEIGTPLGIIRGRAEYMRGKLGGAEHPHGRGLSAIIDQIDRVSRTIRQLLDFSRIQPAEARAVLLGPLVLGLRELMHIEAERRRVRLHVEVPEHLPALAADADQLQQVLLNLVLNACDACSAGGHVHLRASQAPEDAPEAQGMLELRVEDDGCGIAPEHLHQIFDPFFTTKKRGQGTGLGLTMVAQIVRNHGGRVEIDSEPGRGTCVTVRWPVAGARWEEQHAV, from the coding sequence ATGCATCGACCCTTCTTGCCCCTGCTCCTTCTGCTCTCGGCCCTGGCCAGCGTCGCCGGAGGGGCCGTCTGGTTCATCCAGCGCGATCGGCAGGCGCTGGTCGAGCAGTTCGGGCGCGAGCGGTACACCCAGCTCGAGGAGGCCACACGCGGAGTCTCCGAGGCGCTCGATGACCTGGGCGATGACCTGCGGTTCGCGGGGGAGCTGCTCGCCCAGCCCGGCTCCACCGAGGAGCATCGCCGCGAGCTCCGAGCCCTGCTGGAGGCCGTGGGCCAGTACAGGGCCATTGCCGTCTACGGGCCGGATGGCGCGGAGCAATTCTCCCTGGTGGACCGCCGGGCGCAGCTCATGCCGCGCGAGGCCTCACATGCCACCGCGCTGGCGGACACGGCGCGCCAGGCGCTCGAGGCGCCGTGGGGGCGCATCGTCCCTTCGCCCCCTGTCGCGGATGGCTCCTCGCGGTGGATGCGGGTCTTCGCCACCTCTCTTCCCGCCGATGCTCCAGGAGGCGGAGGCGCCGTGGCCATCCTGGTGGATACCGAACCCTTCTTCGCGCCCTTGCGCCTGGTGACAGCGGATGAGGACTCCCGGCTGCTGCTGCTCGGGTTCCATGGGCGCCCCTCTCCCCTGAGCGATCCGGAGGTCGCCACCTGGTACCAACGTCTGGGGCAGGGCGCGGGCAAGCTCGTGCCGGGTCTACAGGCCCTGGTCGCACGCATGCGCGGAGGGGAATCCGGAACGCTCATGCTCGACGAGAGGCAGGCCCATCGCCTCGGCCTGGGGTCGGCGGACGTGGTGGCCACCTTCATGCCCATCCGCATGCACAACGAAGCGTCCTGGTCGGTGGCCACGCTCTCCTCCACGCTGGCGCTGCGCGCTCACGAGCGGCTCCTGGTGCTGCGCCTGTCGCTCGCGGCGCTCCTGGTGGCCGTCTTCCTCGTCACCTTCGGGGCCTACGTCGTGCTCGCCAACCGCCGCGCCGTGGCGCTGCGCGAGAGCCGCCGCCATGCCGAGCGCCTGGCGCACCTGCATGAGAAGACCCAGAAGATCCTGGACCACATCCCCACGGGTGTCCTCGCGCTGAGCGCGGATGACCGCATCAGCGCCGTGAATCAGGCCCTCCGCGCCCGCCTGCCCTCCAGCGCCCTCGGAGGCACGCTCACCGAGGCGTTCCCCTCCGCGCCCGAGTCCGTGGTGCAACGGCTCGGCGAGCTGGTGACGGCCACGCGCGAGGACGGACGTGTGCGGAGCCTGCACGGAGAGGTGCTCATCCTCTTCGGAGAGAAGGGCCAGTACAACGTTCACGCCGTCCCGCTGGAGCACGGCGACGAAGAGGTGCGCACGCTGCTGGTGCTCGAGGACCTGAGCAACGTGCGCATGCTGGAGGACCAACTGCTGCGAGCCGAGAAGCTCGCCACGGTGGGCGTCCTCGCCGCGGGCGTGGCACACGAGATTGGTACGCCCCTGGGCATCATCCGGGGCCGCGCCGAGTACATGCGTGGGAAGCTGGGAGGCGCGGAGCACCCGCACGGCCGTGGCCTCAGCGCCATCATCGACCAGATCGACCGGGTGAGCCGAACCATCCGGCAGCTGCTCGACTTCTCGCGCATCCAGCCCGCGGAAGCACGTGCGGTCCTCCTGGGCCCTCTCGTGCTCGGTCTACGGGAGTTGATGCACATCGAGGCGGAGCGCAGGCGCGTCCGGCTCCACGTCGAGGTACCCGAGCACCTGCCGGCGCTCGCGGCCGACGCCGACCAGCTCCAGCAGGTGCTCCTCAACCTCGTCCTCAATGCCTGTGACGCATGCAGCGCCGGAGGCCACGTGCACCTGCGCGCCTCTCAGGCTCCTGAAGATGCTCCCGAGGCCCAGGGGATGCTCGAGCTGCGTGTCGAGGATGACGGCTGCGGCATCGCCCCGGAGCATCTGCACCAGATCTTCGATCCCTTCTTCACCACCAAGAAGCGAGGCCAGGGCACGGGCCTGGGCCTGACCATGGTGGCGCAGATCGTCCGCAACCACGGTGGCCGTGTGGAGATTGACAGCGAGCCGGGCCGAGGCACCTGCGTCACGGTGCGGTGGCCGGTGGCCGGTGCTCGTTGGGAGGAACAACATGCCGTCTAG
- a CDS encoding sigma-54-dependent transcriptional regulator produces MPSSARILVVDDHVEMGEMLKEPLADAGYIVDVAGSGAEAIAQLRARLYDVVLCDLRMKEVDGLDVLAAALKMDPGLPVLLMTAFGAVESAVEAMKRGAYHYLTKPFRLDEVLLHVERALEGRRLRAEHQNLKRQAVDRGALGSLIGRSAPMRTLYELVERVAHSDAPVLVRGESGSGKELVARALHSEGLRRQGPFVAVNCTALPHALLESELFGHVKGAFTGATTARRGLFVEADGGTLFLDEIGDMPPELQAKLLRVLEDGEVRAVGADGARDVDVRIVAATHQDLEARVKEGRFRADLFYRLNVVSLRIPPLRERREDIPMLVEHFVAQARARNTRSPVTSLAPEVLAELVRMPWPGNVRELENLVERLVVLGGQPSVDLSLLRLHASSGTQDAHPLAAAQEQVVPLRQLESDYIAWVVARCGGNKTRAAELLGIDVSTIHRRRTDGGISQR; encoded by the coding sequence ATGCCGTCTAGCGCTCGAATCCTCGTGGTGGATGACCACGTGGAGATGGGAGAAATGCTGAAGGAGCCGCTCGCGGATGCCGGCTACATCGTGGATGTGGCGGGCAGCGGCGCGGAGGCCATCGCCCAGCTGCGTGCCCGTCTCTACGACGTCGTGCTGTGCGACCTGCGCATGAAGGAGGTCGACGGGCTGGATGTGCTCGCGGCGGCGCTGAAGATGGACCCCGGGCTCCCGGTGCTGCTGATGACTGCCTTTGGCGCGGTGGAGAGCGCGGTGGAGGCCATGAAGCGCGGCGCCTACCACTACCTCACCAAGCCCTTCCGCCTGGATGAGGTGCTGCTCCATGTCGAGCGCGCGTTGGAGGGGCGGCGCCTGCGCGCCGAGCACCAGAACCTCAAGCGCCAGGCGGTCGACCGCGGTGCCCTGGGCTCGCTGATCGGCCGGAGCGCGCCCATGCGGACCCTCTACGAGCTCGTCGAGCGGGTGGCTCATTCGGATGCACCGGTGCTGGTGCGCGGCGAGAGCGGGAGCGGAAAGGAGCTGGTGGCCCGGGCACTCCATTCGGAGGGGCTCCGGCGGCAGGGCCCCTTCGTGGCGGTCAACTGCACCGCGCTGCCCCATGCCCTGCTGGAGAGCGAGCTCTTCGGCCATGTGAAGGGCGCCTTCACCGGCGCCACCACGGCGCGCCGTGGCCTGTTCGTCGAGGCCGACGGCGGTACGCTGTTCCTCGATGAGATAGGGGACATGCCTCCCGAGCTCCAGGCGAAGCTCCTGCGGGTGCTCGAGGATGGAGAGGTGCGGGCCGTCGGAGCGGATGGAGCGCGTGACGTGGATGTGCGCATCGTCGCGGCCACGCACCAGGACCTGGAGGCGCGGGTGAAGGAGGGCCGCTTCCGGGCGGACCTCTTCTACCGCCTCAATGTCGTGTCACTCCGGATTCCCCCGTTGCGCGAGCGCAGGGAGGACATTCCGATGTTGGTCGAGCACTTCGTGGCCCAGGCCCGTGCGCGAAACACACGCTCTCCCGTCACCTCGCTGGCTCCGGAAGTGCTGGCGGAGCTGGTGCGCATGCCGTGGCCCGGGAACGTGCGCGAGTTGGAGAACCTCGTCGAACGCCTCGTGGTGCTTGGCGGCCAGCCCTCCGTGGATCTCTCCCTCCTGCGCCTGCACGCCTCCTCGGGCACCCAGGACGCGCATCCGCTGGCGGCGGCGCAGGAGCAGGTGGTGCCGCTCCGGCAATTGGAGAGCGACTACATCGCCTGGGTGGTTGCTCGTTGTGGAGGCAACAAGACACGTGCGGCGGAGTTGTTGGGGATTGATGTCTCCACCATCCACCGGAGACGCACGGACGGCGGCATTTCGCAACGCTAG